The DNA sequence ATGTACTCGGGCGAGCGGATCGCCAGGTCATAGCGCAGCCCGGAGCCGATCAGGATCTTCTTGACGCCGCGCAGCGCCCGGGCGCGGCGGTACATCTGGATCAGCGGCTCGTGGTCGGTCTGCAGGTTCGAGCAGATGCCGGGGTAGACGCAGCTCGGCTTGCGGCACGCCGCCTCGATCTCGGGCGACTTGCAGCCGAGGCGGTACATGTTCGCGGTCGGGCCACCCAGGTCGGAGATGACGCCGGTGAAGCCCTTCACGCGGTCGCGGATGTCCTCGATCTCGCGGATCACCGAGTCCTCGGAGCGGCTCTGGATGATGCGGCCCTCGTGCTCGGTGATCGAGCAGAAGGTGCAGCCACCGAAGCAGCCGCGCATGATGTTGACGCTGAAGCGGATCATTTCCCACGCGGGGATCTTGGTCGTGCCGTCGTGGCCGCCCTGCTCGTCGGCGTAGGCCGGGTGCGGGCTGCGGGCATACGGCAGGTCGAACACCAGGTCCATCTCTTCGGTGGTGAGCGGGATCGGCGGCGGGTTGATCCAGGCGTCGCGCTCGCCGTGGCGCTGCACCAGCGCGCGGGCGTTGCCGGGGTTGGTCTCCAGGTGCAGCACGCGGTTGGCGTGGGCGTAGAGCATCTGGTCACTCTTGACCTGTTCGTAGGCCGGCAGGCGGATCACGGTGCGCTCGCGCGGCGGCATCTGCAGGCGGCCGGTGGCGCGCGCCGTCGGGATGAAGCGAATCGGCTGCACATGGCCTTGCGCAGCACCCGCGTCGCCGCCCTCCTCCTTGGCACAGGTCGTGCCTTGCTCGGCGGCCTGCTCGGAGGTGGTCTGGTACGGGTTGATGTGCGAGTCGATGCGCCCGGGCAGGTCGACCTCGCTCGAATCCAGCTCGAACCAGCCTTCGGCGCTCGGGTCGTTGGTGCGGCGCATGAAGGCGGTGCCACGCACATCGGTGATCTGCTCGACCGGCTCGCGCGCGGCCAGGCGGTGGGCGATCTCGACGATGGCGCGCTCGGCGTTGCCGTAGAGCAGCAGATCGGCCTTGGAGTCGACCAGGATCGAGCGGCGGACCTTGTCCTGCCAGTAGTCGTAGTGCGCGATGCGGCGCAGCGAGGCCTCGATGCCACCGAGCACGATCGGCACGTCGTTCCACGCTTCCCGGCAGCGCTGGGCGTAGACCAGCGAGCTGCGGTCGGGCCGCTTGCCGCCAAGGCCGCCGGGGGTGTAGGCGTCGTCACTGCGGATCTTGCGGTCCGCGGTGTAGCGGTTGATCATCGAATCCATGTTGCCGGCGGTGACGCCGAAGAACAGGTTCGGCTTGCCGAGCACCTTGAAGGGGTCGGCGCTCTGCCAGTCGGGCTGGGCGATGATGCCGACGCGGAAGCCCTGCGCCTCCAGCATCCGGCCGATCACGGCCATGCCGAAGCTGGGGTGGTCGACATAGGCGTCGCCGGTCACCAGCACGATGTCGCAGGAATCCCAACCGAGCTGCTCCATCTCGGTGCGGCTCATCGGCAGGAACTTGGCCACACCAAACCGTTTGGCCCAGTACGGACGGTAGCCGTCCAGGGCTCTGGGCGCGCGGGGCATGGTGGGGGCGGTCAGGGTGGCGGCCAAGGCAGGGCTCTCGATGCGTGAAGAAATCAACCTTCGATTGTCTTCGGTCGAGGCCCGCACCGCCAGCACGGATTGAATTCACCTTCCGAACCGGCGGGCACCCGCCCGCCACCCAGGCCGGCCGCAGCGCCGCTTCAGACGCAGAGGTGGCGGCGCATCCGTGCGAGGCGCTTTTCACCGACACCCTTGATGTCGAGCAGGTCGTCGATCGACGCGAACGGACGCACGGCGATCACCGCCCGGGCCAGCGCGCGGTTGAGGCCGTCGATGGCCACCAGTTGCGCCTCGGTCGCGAGATTGACGTTCAGCAGATGCGCGTGCACGGGCCGGATCCTGGGCTTGGCCACCGGGAGCGGGGTCACTGCCAGTGCCGGTGCCGGTGCCGGTGCCGGTGCCGGTGCCGGTGCAGGCGCCGGTGCAGGCGCCAGCGCCACCGCACGGTGATCGCGCGTCAGCAGACCGTCCGGCGTCCATTCGCGCAGCATCAGCACCAGTTCGGACGCTGCGTCGGTCGGCTCGGTCCAGAGGTGGTCGCCCAGGCCATCACAGCCGGTCTGTCCGCCGAGTTGCCCGACATGGAGGGTACCGAGGCACTGTCCGGCAAACGCGCCGCCCGCATAGGGTTGCGCCAGTGCCCACAGCTCCAGGCACAGGCTGCCGCTGAAGTTGTCCGCAGGGCGCGGATTGGTGACGGCCACGGGATCGATCTGCAACCCGCCCACCACCGGCCGGGCCACCAGCGCATGCGCGCCCACCAGGGTCGGCTGCAGGAACGACTGTGTCATCGCGAAGATGCGGGCATCCCACTCCACCGCCTGCCCGTCAGGGCCGGGCACCGACAGCGTGAACACCATCTGCCAGTCGGCCTGACCGGAAGGCACGGCCGCGGCGACCACCTCTTCGACCAGTGCAGTCCCTGCACCGTCCAGCCTGGCGCAGACCTGCGCGACGAGGATGCGCGATGCCGTCCCGGCGGCCTCGGCGGGCTGGGCCCACAGCGCCAGCAGCACCTCGGCAGGCCCCCCGGCGACCTCCGCCCAGAGCGTGATCTGGTCCCCGTCCAGGCGATAGCCGTGGGCGCCTGCGATGTACGGTGCAGTGCGCAGTGCGGCTTCGGCGTGGTCTGTGGCGAGTCCGGAAGAAAGTGGAGCGTTCAGGAAGGTCATGTGCGGTGTCGAGCCGGAGGGCTCCCGATGGCTTGTCAAAGCGCTCAAGGGTAATCCCGAAGCGTGGTCATTTTCATGACTTGACGCGGACTCGTCATAAATAAATGCATTCAAATCGCACCAAGATAGTGCCTATTGATGACAAAACCAGATCAATACCGCCGATCGCACAAACAAGGTGCACGCACCGGGGGGATCGGGCCCGGACACCGGCATGCGTGCGATGCGCATCACTGGAGTGCGGTCGCGGGGATGCCTTATGCTGCGAGCCACTTTTCGGCATCTCGCGCGAGGCCGGCCAACCGGTCGACACCGCGTTCCGACCACGGATCGCGACGCCGAGGCTGCGCCGGGTGATCCGCGGGGGATGCCTCGTCCACGCCACGCTCAGGAGCACGCCATGGCAACACCCAACTATTCCTACGAAAAACGTCAGCGCGAACTCGCCAAGAAGCGGAAGACGGAAGAGAAGCGCAATCGCAAGTCCAACCCCGGCCGCGACGATGGCCAGGTCTCGGCCGATCCGTCAGCACCCGCCGAGGGCGGCCCCCCGCCACAGTCCGGCACGGGCGAGACTGCCAGCGCAGGCTGATCCCCGGCCGGGGTGATCCGGTCAGGCCTGTCGACCGGCCTTGCGCCGGCCGAACAGCACCACGCCCAGTCCGGCCGCCAGCATCATCTCCAGTGCAGGTTCAGGGACGGGGGCGATGGTTTCCCCGATGCGAAGCACCTGGGTCACGTCCCAGCCCAGTTCCGCCAGACGGACCTGGGCGTGGTAGCCATCACTGAAGGTCACCTGCACATACGCATGGCGCAGCGAGGCGCCGCTGAAGTCCAGGTTCTGGCTGTCGACCTCCCCGGTCGGCGCATGCACGATGCGGTCCAGATCCAGCCCGTCGAAGGTCCAGGTCTCCTGACTCGCCAGTTGCAGGCCGGACCAGACCTGCGACGAGTAATGGGTGCTGCTGCCAGCCAGACGGTCCGCGTGGTGGCCGTCGCTGAGATAGTCCTCCCATACGCCAGCACCATCCTCCTGCGCACCCATCGAATAGGTAACACCTGTCACCAATATCCCGGCATCGGACTGGTTCAACACCGTCCCCGCCTGCAGATACCAGTCTCCGTCCAGCGTCACCGTCGCCGCGTGCAACGTCTGGGCCTGCCCCGCCATCGAGATCGAAGCGGCAATCAGTGCCGTGATCATTTTGCTGTTCATACCAGTTCCCGTGTTTACCCAAGGCTGCGTGGCTCAGACCTTGAGCTATTTATGTTTGAAGATCAGTGTCTGCCACTGGCTCCAACCGTAACGGGATCGCACGGCATTCTTTCATTCGCTCACCCCTTGAATGCGGGGAGTTCCAGCGCCTGACTGCGCACAATGACTGAGTAATTCACGGTCGTAACCCCCTGTTTCGCGGGGTTTCAGGCCTGTTGCACCATGTATTTGTTCATTCCAGGGGCTGACTGGCTGGGGGAAGCCCCAGAGCTGCAGGCTCACCCGATCAGCCACTCGTCACGCAGACGCCGCATGAATTCAGGGGCCGGAACCGGCCGACCCAGCAGAAATCCCTGCGCCACATCGCACTGCTGCTGGGCCAGGAAGTCGAGTTGCGCCTGCGTCTCCACGCCTTCGGCGACCAGCCCGACCTCCAGACTCCGCGCCAGGGCGATCATCGCGGTCACCAGCCGCGAACTGCCTGCATCGTGCGGCACGTTGACCAGGAAGGATCGGTCGATCTTGAACCGCTGCACCGGCAGGTCGCGCAGGTAGGACAGGCTGGAATAGCCCACCCCGAAATCGTCGATCGACACACCGACACCCAGATCGGCGAGTCGGTCCAGCAGCCCGCGGGCCTGCACGGTATCGGTCACGGCGGAACTCTCGGTGATTTCCAGCTCCAGCAGGGCGGCCGGCAACGCATGCCGCGCCAGCGACTCCCGCACCGCGCTGACGATGTCGTCGTCCACCATCTGCCGGCTCGCCAGGTTCACCGCCACGGACAGCGGCCGGCCGGCCACCGCCTGCCAGGTGAGCGCGTGGCGGCAGGCCTCGTCCAGCACCCAGCGGCCGATCGGCACGATCAGCCCGGACTCTTCGGCCATGGGAATGAACTCGGCTGGCGAGACCATGCCCTGGCTGTGGTGGTTCCAGCGCAGCAGGGCCTCGGCGCCGACCAGCACACGGGTGCGGCAATCGAACTGGGGCTGGAAGTACAGCTCCAGCTCCCGGCGCTCCAGCGCCCGGTGCAGATCGACTTCGAGCTGGAGCTGTGCGGGCGAGTGCTGACGGTCCTCGCGGCGGTGGACGTGCAGCTGGCTGCGTCCGGCGTTCTTGGCCACGTACATCGCCGAATCGGCCTGGCTCATCAGGGTGATGCCATCCACGCTGGCCAGATCCTCTTCGCCCTCGACCCCGGTGATGCCGATGCTGCCGCTCACGCGCAGCCGGTGGCCATCGATCTCCAGGGGCTCGGACAGCAGCCGGAGGATGCCGCGGGCGTGTTCCTCGATGTGGCGCAAGGCCTCGGGCTCGACCAGCAGCACCGCGAACTCGTCGCCGCCGAGGCGGGCCAGCACGGCCTTGTCGTCCAGCGCTCCGCGCAGGCGTGCGGCGATCTCGAGCAGCACCCGGTCCCCGACCAGGTGCCCGAGCGTCTCGTTGATCTTCTTGAACCGGTCCAGGTCGATGATCATCATGGCCAGCGGCACCGAAGTCCCGGTGGCCGCGCTGGCACGCAATTCGGTCAGCGCCTGCGCCAGTCGCTTCTGGAACACCTCGCGGTTGATCAGGCCGGTGAGTCCGTCATGCTGCGCCAGCTTGCGCATCGCCGCCGCCGCGCGCAGGCTCACGCTCTGGTCGCGCAGCAGGCCCAGCCATTCACCACGCGGCGCGGCGGGTCCGAGCGGCCGGCAGGTCAGTGACACCGGGAAACCGGACCCGTCCGCACGCAGCGCCCGCAACTCGATGCGGACATCCTCTGCATGCGATCCCGCGTGGACCAGCCCGCGCAGGCAATCCAGCAGCACGGTCCGGTCCGCCGGATCGATCAGGTCGAGCAGCGGCTGTCCGCACAGCGACCGGCGCTGGAACATGCCATGCGCGGCGGGATTGGCCGCCAGCACGCGGCTGTCGGCGTCGAAGGTGATGATGCCCTCGGTGCTCTGGTCGATCACGCCGCGCAGGCGGGCACTGTCGGATTCGGCCTGCTGGTCCATGGCGCGAACGACCTCCGCCGACCGGTCTACCCGGCGCTGCATCTGGCGCAGGGTCATGGCCAGCACCAGCGTGCCCAGCGCGCCCGACAGCAGTACCAGCAGCGCCTCGGGCCGCAGCAGATACAGGTCGGGATCCTGGTGCAGCGACAGCATCCACAGCCGCTGCCCCACCTCGATCACGTAGCGCCGTTCCAGTGCCGGCCCGCGCAGCGGGTCCAGCCATGGCCGTGCCACCAGACGGCCATCGGCGCCGCCCCCGCCCTCGAACAGGATGATCTCCGGCTGCCCGCTGCCACCTTCTGTCGTCCCGATGTCGCTGAACTTCACCTGGTAGGGCAAGGTGACCCCCTCGGGCATCACGTTGGCGATCAGCCGACCCAGATCGACGGACACGTTGACCTGACCCAGGAACCACTGGCGACGCAGCGCGACCGAGCCCGGTTCGCCCTGGCCGCCGGTCTGCCGGTAGACCGGTACCCCGATGTCGATGCCCTCGAAGCCTTCGGGCAGTCGATACGGCGGTGTCAGCGTGCAGACATTGTTGTCGCGTGCCAGTTCGATCCACCGGGCGCGGTCGGCATCGACCGCCGGATCGGCCTGCGGGCCGCTGTCACCCGGCTGGCGGTAGCGCGTCAAGAGCCGACGGCTTCCGGCATCCCAGACATCCAGGTGCACGGAGACCACCTCCGGCAGGTTCTCCCGCACCTGGAGGATGTCGTAATGGGTCTTGAACTCGGCCTGCGACACGTCCTCGCTGGACAGGAACAGGCCCTGGAAACTGAGGGCCACATCGACCAGACGCTTCACGTGGCGGTCGAACAGCAACTCCCGGGCCTCCCCGAACGCAGTGAAGCGCGCCTGCGCATCCTGTGCCAGGCGACCCGCCACCATGCCCCAGGCCATCAGCGTGACCACGCACCCCAGCGCAATCAGCCCGCGACCGAGCCACCGGCTGATCCGGGCATCACCGGGTACGCCGTACCCGTCCTGTCTGGCTGTTCTGTCGGTCAAGAGCGTCCTCGTCCATCCCCCTCGCGGTACCGGGACATCGGCAGTGCCTGTGAAACCTGAAGTCGCGCCCCCCTGTCAGGCCGCCACCCCACCACGCCAGAGAAGCCGCGATTGTCAAGACCTTCGCGGGAAGGTGCACGTTTATTCGTCCCTCGGGAACGGCCCGGTTCACGCGAACCAGATCTTAAGACGGGGCACGGATCGTACAAAAAGTCACACACTTCCGGTTATTCTTACAAATAGACACCCTTAGAACAAACAGACACAACCGGTCGTCCCGCCACCGAATTCCCCGAACTGCACATGCTGCGCACCCACTCTCGCCATTCCCCTCCCCTGTTCCGATGTGGTTCGATCGGCACGGTCCTGCTGCTGTCGGCCGCTGGCAGCCATGCCGCAACGCGCGCGCCGATGCTGAGCGTGTCCCTGGAAAGTCCGCTCGGCCCGGCCTGGGCCTGGACCCTGGTGGTCGTGATGATGGCCATCGTCGTGCTGCTGGCGGCCTACACCTTCCGCCACTACTGGTTCTCGCTGAACCGGCTCTTCGGCGACCAGCGCCACCCCTACGCCAGCATCGTCAGCGCCGACTGGCCGCGCGTGACCATCTTCGTGGCCGCCCACAACGAGGAGGCGGTGATCGAGGACTGCCTGGTCAACCTGATGGGCGTGGACTACCCCGCCGACCGCATGCTCGTGGTGCCGGTGAATGACCGATCGAAGGACCGCACGCGGGAGATCATCGACGAGGTCGTCACCCGCTACCCGGGGCGCATCCGGCCGTTCCACCGCACGGACGGCAAGCCCGGCAAGGCGGCCGCACTCAAGGACGCCACCGAAACGGTGGACACCGACTTCATCATCGTCTTCGACGCCGACTACCTGCCCTCCAAGGGCCTGATCCGGCGGCTGATGGCGCCCTTCTTCGACCCGGAGGTCGGCGCGGTGATGGGCCGCGTGGTCCCGCAGAACTGCGGCGCCAACCTGCTGACGCGGCTGCTCGACCTGGAGCGCTCCGGCGGCTACCAGGTCGACCAGCAGGCGCGCATGAACCTGGGGCTGGTGCCGCAGTACGGCGGCACGGTGGGCGGCATCCGGCTGTCGGCCCTGCATGCCGTGGGCGGCTGGCACGACGACGTGCTGGCCGAGGACACCGACCTCACCTACCGCCTGCTGCTCGGCAGCTGGAAGACCATCTACCAGAACCGCGCCGAGTGCTACGAGGAGGTGCCGCAGAACTGGTCCGTGCGCACGCGCCAGATCAAGCGCTGGGCCAAGGGCCACAACCAGGCCATGTGGCGCCACACCATCGCGCTGCTGCGGCAGTCGGACCTGAGCTGGCGCGAGCGCATCGACGGTGCACTGCTGCTGGGCGTCTACATCATGGCGCCGGTGCTGATCATCGGCTGGGTGGTGAGCCTGCTGCTGTACTTCACGGTCTCGGTGCAGTGGATCGCGCCGGCCCTGCTGCTGCTGGCGTTCATGTCCCACGGTGCGCTGGGCAACTTCGCCGCCTTCTTCGAGATCGCGGCCGCGACCCACATGGACCGCTCGCACAACCGCATCCGGCTGCTGGCGTTCAACTGGCTGGGCTTCATCGTCAGCGCGGTGGCGATCGCCCGCGGCGCGCTGGAGCAGATGGTGCTCGACCGCATCGGTGCCCCCAAGTTCCAGTGGGACAAGACCATCCGCTACCGCACCGCGGCACCGAAACCGGGAGCACAGGCATGAGAACCACCCTGCTGCTGATCCTGCTGACGCTGTGCATCGTGCTGCTGCCGCTGGTGCCGGCCTTCCGCGAATGGCGCAAGCCGACCGACGTGACGCCGCTGCCGATCGACGAGACCGATGCACTGGAACCCGAGTACCTGGCCCGGCGCTTTTCGGGCCTGATCGGGCCGGCGCTGGAGAAGGGCCAGATCGAACTCGGCGGCGTGCCGCTGGTCCACCTGCCGGCCAATGCCATCCACGCGCCCTGGCCGCTGAACGACCAGGAGATCCGCTCCGGACGCACCCGGCGCATCTGGCACACCGATGGCGACTGCATGCTGCCCGAACGGCTGCACTGCCTGGCCGAGATGTCGGCCCGCGGGGCCATGCGCTCGGCCGCCGGCCACACCTACCGGGCGCTGCTGAGCGGTGCACAGCTGTCGCTGTCGCCGCGCACCCGGGTCATCCGCTGGGCCCACGCCCGCAGCATGGCCATCGGTGACCACTGCCAGCTGCCCGCCCGCATCAGCGCCACGCAGGTGCTGATGGTCGGACGCGAGGTGAGCTTCTCGCTGCTGCACGCACCCGCCATCCGGTTCACCGGCCAGGCCGCGGCCGACTGGATCATTCCACCGGACGGCCGCTGGTCGATCGGCACGTCGGACGGTGTGCGGTGGGACGCCGTCACCGGCATCGGCCGGGTGCCGGGCCTGCTGCACGTGCCGCCGCTGCGCCGCTGGCGTGGCGATCTGGTCGCCGCGCACCACCTCTCGCTCGGCGAGGGCTGCGAGGCGGAAGGCAGCCTGCGCGCCGGCTCGCTGAACATCGGGGCCGGCTGCACCATCCAAGGCGGGCTGATGGCACCGGGAGAAATCTATCTGGCCGCCGGCGCGCAGGTGCAGTCCTCGATCGTGTCGGAGACGCTGGTCGTGCTCGGTGCCGGCTGCGTGATCGGCGTGCCCGGCGCGCACGCGACCGTGCGCGCGCCGCGGGTCGAGATCGGCAAGGGCGTCGTGGTGCACGGCACGGTCTGGTCCGGCCAGCGCCTGCAGGCGGTGGGTCACCCGGACGACCGGGACCTCGATCCGATGGACGAGTCCGGCCTCGGGGCACTGGTGCGCTGGAACAGCGTCTCCGGACGCGGTCTGGCGAACGCGGATCTGAAGATCCCCCCGCTGCGGCAGTGGGGCGGTGATCTGGTCTGCCAGGGGGACCTGGAACTGGGCGCACGCTGCCATGCACGCGGCAGCCTGAAGGCCTACGGCGACCTCGGACTCGGCGCCGGGGTGCGGGTCGATGGCAGCGTGGTCGCGCAGGGTGATGTCCTGGTCGGCGCGGGCAGCACGGTGGGTGGCTCGGTGGTGTCGGAAACCGCGGTCGTGCTCGGCCCGGGCTGCACCATCGGCACCCCCGAGCGGCACGCCACGGTCTGCGCACCCCGCATCGAGATCGCCCTCGGCGTGGTCGTGCACGGCACGGTCTGGGCAGGTGCCAGCGGCGATGCGGTGGGGTCGCTGCAGATCGGCGCCGATGTCGACCTTGATGCGCACCTGACCGATCTGCCACACCAGCCGGCACTGCCGGGGAGGGCTGCCGCATGAGCGCCGGAATCATGGCCCGGATGGCCGCATGGAACTGGGGCCGTCTGCTGATGGCGCTGGCACTGGCCGGCGCCGCCGCCGGCACCTGGTGGCAGGTCCGGTCCGCCCGCCTGCCGGACAACGTGCAGCAGATCGTCCTGCTGCTGCCCGATGCCGAATCGAACGACCCGGTCCAGGTGCAGGCCTGGCAGGACGCCGCCGAGGAACTCGGCATCCACCTCGTCCCCCGGACCGCCTCGCAGGTGATGCGCGCCGGTCGCCAGGCGCAGGGCACCGCCTTCATCCTGCCCGACACCCTGCACCGCCGCATGAGCGACGTGCTGATCGGCCACCTGCGCGAGCGGGTGCGGGCCGGTGACACGCTGATGCTGGTGCATGACGCCGGCCTGTCGGACATCGACGGCCGCTACCGTTCGGAACGCTCGCGGCTGTCGGATCTGGCGGGCGTGCAGTACGGGCTGTATGGCGAACTGAAGACCGGCATGCTGCGCGACACCCCTGCCTGGGTGCTGCCGGAGCAGGTGCAGGCGCTGGGCATTCCACCGGGCAAGCTGGTGCGCGGCGCAGAAGGCCGCCCGCAGACCAGCGCGCAGCCGGCGCCCGGCCCGGACGAGCCACTGTCGATCGCAGGCTACGTCTACGGCGAGCTGAAGTACCCGACCTTCGTCACCCGCGGCCACTACGACGGCACCCGGCTGATGACCACCGCCGATGGCAGCCTGCTGGCCGGACTGCACCGCTTCGGCGCGGGGCAGGTGCTCTTCGTCAACCTGCCGCTGACGCAGCTGAAGGTGCGCACCGACGGCCTGCTGCTGCACAGCTTCCTGCAGTACTACGCCGAGCGCGTGGTCGGCACGCCGCAGCTCTCGCCGATGCCGCAGGGCCGCGGCGCCGTGGTGATGAACTGGCACATCGACGACCGCAAGGCCCTGCCGGCACTGGAGCGGGCCGCCGAGATGGGCGCGTTCAAGCAAGGCCCCTACTCCATCCACTTCACCGCCGGCCCTGACGTCAACGAGGAAGGCGACGGCAAGGGCATGGACATGGCCAACAACCCGCAGGCGCAGGACTGGGTGCGCCGCCTGGGGGCGGCCGGTCACGAGATCGGCAGCCACGGCGGCTGGATCCACAACTGGTTCGGCTCGCGGGCCGACAAGCTCGACCGCGAGGTGGCCGCCTCGCTCATCGAGCGCAACTCCTCGCTGCTGCTGGAAGTGGGCGGCAAGGCGGTGCACGAATACTCGGCCCCCGTGGGCAACCACCCGACCTGGACCACGGCCTGGCTCAGGAAGCGCGGCCTGCGTTCGTACTACTTCACCGGCAACACCGGCATGGCGCCGACCCGCAGCTACCAGGACGGCGTGCGGCCGCTGCCGGACATCTGGTCGTACCCGGTGCTGAACTTCGGCGTCTATGCCTCGTTCGAGGAAGCCAAGGCCGACCAGATGCCGGAAACCGAGGTCGCCGCCTGGCTGACCGACGTGAACCGCTTCTGCGCCGACCACCGCACGCTGCGGCTGGTGTATTTCCACCCGATCGGGCTGGTGATGTACCCGCAGGCCTTCCAGCGCTGGCTCGAGAACGGCAAGGAACTCGCCGACCAGGGCCGCCTGCGCTGGATGACGATGGCCCGGTACAGCGAATTCGCCAACCAGCGTCTGCGCACCCGCTGGACGCTCGTCGACTCCAGCCAGAGCGCCAGCCTGCCCAGCCAGCAGCTCGAAGCCCACCACCCCCAGTCGCTCGACGGCATGACCTGGCTGCTGCCGCGCAGCCGCTACGGCCCGCCGACCATCGCCAGCGGCCAGGCCGTCATCGACGAGATCGACGGCCAGTGGCGCGTGGTCGCCGGCCCCGGCACCGGACTGCGGCTGCACCTGCCCCTGGAGCCGCGCGGCGCCAGGGCGCCCTCCTGAACCCCCACCACATGACCTGCACTCCAGCACGCCCTGCCATGCAACGACCCATCCT is a window from the Sphaerotilus montanus genome containing:
- a CDS encoding polysaccharide deacetylase family protein, translating into MSAGIMARMAAWNWGRLLMALALAGAAAGTWWQVRSARLPDNVQQIVLLLPDAESNDPVQVQAWQDAAEELGIHLVPRTASQVMRAGRQAQGTAFILPDTLHRRMSDVLIGHLRERVRAGDTLMLVHDAGLSDIDGRYRSERSRLSDLAGVQYGLYGELKTGMLRDTPAWVLPEQVQALGIPPGKLVRGAEGRPQTSAQPAPGPDEPLSIAGYVYGELKYPTFVTRGHYDGTRLMTTADGSLLAGLHRFGAGQVLFVNLPLTQLKVRTDGLLLHSFLQYYAERVVGTPQLSPMPQGRGAVVMNWHIDDRKALPALERAAEMGAFKQGPYSIHFTAGPDVNEEGDGKGMDMANNPQAQDWVRRLGAAGHEIGSHGGWIHNWFGSRADKLDREVAASLIERNSSLLLEVGGKAVHEYSAPVGNHPTWTTAWLRKRGLRSYYFTGNTGMAPTRSYQDGVRPLPDIWSYPVLNFGVYASFEEAKADQMPETEVAAWLTDVNRFCADHRTLRLVYFHPIGLVMYPQAFQRWLENGKELADQGRLRWMTMARYSEFANQRLRTRWTLVDSSQSASLPSQQLEAHHPQSLDGMTWLLPRSRYGPPTIASGQAVIDEIDGQWRVVAGPGTGLRLHLPLEPRGARAPS